A genome region from Manis pentadactyla isolate mManPen7 chromosome 5, mManPen7.hap1, whole genome shotgun sequence includes the following:
- the MYL9 gene encoding myosin regulatory light polypeptide 9 yields MSSKRAKAKTTKKRPQRATSNVFAMFDQSQIQEFKEAFNMIDQNRDGFIDKEDLHDMLASLGKNPTDEYLEGMMSEAPGPINFTMFLTMFGEKLNGTDPEDVIRNAFACFDEEASGFIHEDHLRELLTTMGDRFTDEEVDEMYREAPIDKKGNFNYVEFTRILKHGAKDKDD; encoded by the exons ATGTCCAGTAAGAGGGCCAAGGCCAAAACCACCAAGAAGCGGCCACAGCGGGCCACATCCAATGTCTTCGCCATGTTTGACCAGTCCCAGATCCAGGAGTTTAAGGAGGCCTTCAACATGATCGACCAGAACCGAGATGGCTTCATCGACAAGGAGGACTTGCACGACATGCTGGCCTCGCTCG GGAAGAACCCCACGGATGAGTACCTGGAAGGCATGATGAGCGAGGCCCCGGGGCCCATCAACTTCACCATGTTCCTCACCATGTTTGGGGAGAAGCTGAACGGCACGGACCCTGAGGATGTGATCCGCAACGCCTTCGCCTGCTTCGACGAGGAGGCCTCCG GTTTTATCCACGAGGACCACCTCCGGGAGCTGCTCACCACCATGGGCGACcgcttcacagatgaggaagtggATGAGATGTACCGCGAGGCGCCCATCGATAAGAAAGGCAACTTCAACTACGTGGAGTTCACCCGCATCCTCAAGCACGGCGCCAAGGACAAAGACGACTAG